Below is a genomic region from Takifugu flavidus isolate HTHZ2018 unplaced genomic scaffold, ASM371156v2 ctg427, whole genome shotgun sequence.
atttagcttttccaggaaatgagctacatttgtgttgaggtagattctcagatgagttgattagaaatcccaaagtttggctcactatttttgtttcatacacaacagactgtctgctagttttctttcaacgagtcattgggaagttgtggcctcagcaatgacgtcgaacccttctcatctacgggagctgagcttaagctggaaccaaagcctgacagatgccgacgtaaagttactgtcttctggaatgatgcatccaaactgcagactggagacgctcaggtcaggaggcctctgttggtcttttctaaatttctttacattttctgcttttctcttcattttcagatttagaaatgtgtttttatttgccccatttattccttttccaggctgtcacactgcagtttatcagagatcagctgtggctctctggcctcggcgctgaggtccaatccctcccatctgagggttctggacctgagctacatcagtctagaggatccaggagtgaagctgctctgtggtgctctccaggatcctctctgtgagctggagactctcaggtcagtcagagatgatccagtactttcccaggtgtaactagttggacaataaatgtttaaatgtttgatctttgttataaatgtagtgttacagttctcagaaaaaagaccacacaggacagatttgcagtattaaattggttgtggaaatctgtcccatgtgaggatggtcatcaatgactagaaaggaagtatcagttgtagatttgtcttgttttattttaggctggccacaaaaccgcccaaacattcagaccaaggaaaactagcaaacccaaaaagaaagctgctgcagtgtgccatgccccttctctactgagaaaagccatcccaaaaaagagaaaagcccaagtgtgaagtgagcaccctgttaaaccttggtaccgaaagcctgcagtcattctcatctgaggtggcttcattccagccagaagcccaaacctgcctccctcttaaaggggcagcaggtcagtccaaccacagaaaccttcatgaagatctgaagctttcagcatccacaattgttgcacctcacttccattggagtccaaatcagaagtcaacaagttgattctccaccgattctacacaatgcaaccattttaaaaaggtttccatccataagttttcacacatttttagataaatctgtttgttcatcacctccttctgttgtaatggtcattaaagaaaatgaccttattggagtttttctcctcacaaatatgactttctatgaacgatgcaataaatgcagcttgcaatctaagacaatatggaagtatgtgtatataatagtagcggaagtagctcataaaataatacatttgctcttctcatcgaatctctctatgttattaaagaaaaagctgctcttagtcaacaacatctaagagatcaaccaaaaatcctaatttttacaatctaatataaaacagtagagaagactctttctgcagagacactggtggcaggaatgcagaagtatcacctgctcaacttggaaggtggagcagaaaccaccagctgagaaggtcctcagcgagaggaagtggtggagaaccatgaaacttgctaagctccacctcagctccagagacgggctgagctggagctgtggcaccaggtatcacccagaagagcctccaacaaacaagctcttctcttgggaggagagggctttgaatctcagctcagtgtgcttgtctctagtaggtggcagctgcaccttttcctgagctccttgttgatgccctgaggggaattgatgctcctgcaatgttttctggcagcattgagcttgcagtggggcaatcaaacacactgtgggggggctctctttccttctctcatctggagaacaagtgacagcagctgccaatcattgttggagaaatgtgcagtcaggggaacgatgcgtccagactatagccacccttccagcatccagcagtgtctaaaacctttgatttggtttcaccagagagtgtagggattgcagggtcgctgcagcatcgcccacaagctatcaggagtgggtcgctttgtcccaactcctgacaagagttgagtgctattgagaaatgtggtctcacaaacttggaaggtgacctacacacactttacatacgctgtagatcttgtccaaccgccctgaaagaacccaaaataggaacatacggcagataagccggtgcaggaccagaggtttgttgcttgtaagctgtgttttgctctggtacatgttgatttttatttgtcttctctcaaaataattgttattttagactaagtggctgcagtttatcagagaccagctgtgattctgtggcctcagctctgaagtccaaccgctcccatctgagggttctggacctgagctacaacacgtcgcaggattcaggagtgaagcggctctgttctggactggagagtccaaactgtaaactggagaggctcaggtcagtcttcatgtttctacctatataccagctgctaagatggtgaagtgaggctgttctcaacactgctgtgatgcaccacattaaaaaaattccttggaatatcgtgaattcaggtctgacccaactaagaactaacgtaggtttagtactgacgcagataacatgcagacctgcaccgtataacctcatcctgcattttccagattgattaagtgcagcttatcagagatcagctgtggctctctggcctcggcgctgaggtccaatccctcccatctcagagaactggacctgagtgagaaccagctgcaggattcaggagtgaagctgctctgtggttttctccactttccaaactgccgactggaaactctgaggtaaacaccattctcaaaaatgtccattattccatccgagggtcctcacactttctgagtgtgtgtgttgtgcccagttccttcaggagggagggccacacggggaccacttattcatgataattgatttaaggacaatgaaaaagccaacagatggtaaccaaaattagacaaaactaggtgagggtgcctggtagacaccagccaacgaggagggagatggtgagggagacaggaagtcatctaagacaggttgtgcctttaaagatgagccacaggtgagatggatctccatgatgagatgggagggaaagaggtgggagaacctgggaagagtgagggccagaacaatatatattctcctttggaacagtgcaaacctgagaggttggaattgtggtaattacatattactatcattttttaacctgtaactgaattaaatatttacagatcatgcctttgattaacctttcagatgaatactggtttcacttataaccttataaaagtttcccttctttatttagattaaggaactgcagtttatcagagatcagctgtgactctctgtccacggcgctgaggtccaatccctcccatctcagagaactggacctgagcttcaacacgttgcaggattcaggagtgaagcggctctgttctggactggagagtccaaactgtaaactggagaggctcaggtcagtcttcatttttctacctatataccagctgctaagatggtgaagtgaggctgttctcaacactgctgtgatgcaccacattaaaaaaattccttgtaatatcgtgaattcaggtctgacccaactaagaactaacgtaggtttagtactgatgcagataacatgcagacctgcaccgtataacctcatcctgcatttttcagattagaatactgcaggttatcagagatcagctgtgactctctggcctcggtgctgaggtccaatccctcccatctcagagatctggacctgagtcacaaccagctgcaggattcaggagtgaagctgctctgtggttttctccactttccaaactgccgactggaaactctgaggtaaacaccattctcaaaaatgtccattattccatccgagggtcctcacactttctgagtgtgtgtgttgtgccaagttccttcaggagggagggccacacggggaccacttattcatgataaattgatttaaggacaatgaaaaagccgacagatggtaaccaaaattagacaaaactaggtgagggtgcctggtagacaccagccaacgaggagggagatggtgagggagacaggaagtcatctaagacaggttgtgcctttaaagatgagccacgggtgagatggatctccatgatgagatgggagggaaagaggtgggagaacctggaagAGTGaaggccagaacaatatatattgtCCTTTGGAACAGttcaaacctgagaggttggaattgtggtaattacatattactatcattttttaacctgtaactaaattaaatatttacagatcatgcctttgattaacctttcagatgaatactggtttcacttagaaccttataaaagtttcccttctttat
It encodes:
- the LOC130520566 gene encoding ribonuclease inhibitor-like, coding for MEMKDQSVHQEIQEFLKSGEISKRRLSEIHCSALAYLLQMSEEVLDELNLRQYNTSGEGRRRLIPAVRNCRKAELSASFLSTSHWEVVASAMTSNPSHLRELSLSWNQSLTDADVKLLSSGMMHPNCRLETLRLSHCSLSEISCGSLASALRSNPSHLRVLDLSYISLEDPGVKLLCGALQDPLCELETLRLSGCSLSETSCDSVASALKSNRSHLRVLDLSYNTSQDSGVKRLCSGLESPNCKLERLRLIKCSLSEISCGSLASALRSNPSHLRELDLSENQLQDSGVKLLCGFLHFPNCRLETLRLRNCSLSEISCDSLSTALRSNPSHLRELDLSFNTLQDSGVKRLCSGLESPNCKLERLRLEYCRLSEISCDSLASVLRSNPSHLRDLDLSHNQLQDSGVKLLCGFLHFPNCRLETLRLWRCSLSEISCDSLASALRSNPSHLRELDLSQNQLQDSGVERLCSGLESPNCKLERLRLINCSLSEISCGSLASALRSNPSHLRELDLGQNQLQDSELKLLSDLVENPHYGLETLRQ